A region of Sulfurimonas sp. DNA encodes the following proteins:
- a CDS encoding bifunctional precorrin-2 dehydrogenase/sirohydrochlorin ferrochelatase, with product MSLKNKKRFMAYFPAFIKLDNQKILIVGGGHIAYEKLEHLLDFTQDISIISLDLSGDMSKCIEKNKLSYEKRAYKEGDISEFGIVIIALDDIPLQAKIFAESKKYNCLCNSVDSVDYCDFIFPSYIKKDDLTIAVSTSGASPAMAKHLRIYLQNLIPDTIGDFLKEMKNLRKTLPKGKERMKMLDEKAQKYIQNWSSK from the coding sequence ATGTCATTAAAAAATAAAAAGAGATTTATGGCTTACTTTCCTGCTTTTATAAAACTTGATAATCAAAAAATACTTATCGTTGGTGGTGGTCATATAGCCTATGAAAAGCTAGAGCATTTACTAGACTTTACACAAGATATTTCGATAATTTCTCTAGATTTATCAGGTGATATGTCAAAGTGTATAGAAAAGAACAAGCTATCTTATGAGAAAAGAGCTTATAAAGAAGGTGATATTTCAGAATTTGGCATTGTTATTATTGCTCTTGATGACATACCTCTTCAAGCAAAAATTTTTGCCGAATCTAAAAAGTATAACTGTTTATGTAACTCTGTTGATTCAGTAGACTACTGTGACTTTATCTTTCCATCTTATATCAAAAAAGATGACTTAACTATTGCTGTTTCAACATCAGGGGCATCTCCAGCGATGGCAAAGCATCTAAGAATTTATTTGCAAAATCTTATCCCAGATACTATTGGCGACTTTTTAAAAGAGATGAAAAACTTAAGAAAAACATTACCAAAAGGTAAAGAAAGAATGAAAATGCTTGATGAAAAAGCACAAAAATATATACAAAATTGGAGTAGTAAATGA
- a CDS encoding IS256 family transposase, variant Zn-binding type: MCPHCTSKKTKKNGELGGIQRYKCSSCNSYFSSKRRPDKLQEIIFKKYIYKRQTLSDLAEEYKKSSRWIQKQIFEYEPNIKYHKPRAIVLICDATFYGKRKDKLGTLVFKDDITKEILLSKHIQSELSADYKLLLNQLLELGYTVLSVTIDGKRGLQKVFKDFPLQMCHFHQAKTVRRYITKRPRLQAGKDLKKIMYRLTQTNEKKFTKKLDEWYETYKNFIEEKSINNDTGKSYYTHQKVRAAYRSLRANLSYLFTRNKYKNFKIPNTTNTLDGGTFSPLKILIKIHRGLSKSLKLKMVDDYLLNYKKK, encoded by the coding sequence ATCTGTCCACACTGTACATCAAAAAAGACTAAAAAAAATGGTGAATTAGGTGGAATTCAGAGATATAAATGCTCAAGTTGTAATAGTTATTTTTCATCAAAAAGACGACCAGATAAATTACAAGAAATTATTTTTAAAAAGTATATTTATAAGAGACAAACACTAAGTGATTTAGCAGAGGAATATAAGAAAAGTTCTCGATGGATTCAGAAGCAAATATTTGAATATGAACCAAATATAAAATATCATAAACCTAGAGCGATAGTTCTTATCTGTGATGCTACTTTTTATGGCAAACGCAAAGATAAACTTGGAACGCTAGTTTTTAAAGATGACATTACCAAAGAGATACTTTTATCCAAACATATTCAAAGTGAACTATCAGCTGACTATAAACTATTACTCAATCAACTTTTAGAGCTTGGCTATACAGTTCTATCAGTCACAATAGATGGCAAAAGAGGCTTACAAAAGGTTTTTAAAGACTTTCCACTACAAATGTGTCACTTCCATCAGGCAAAGACTGTGAGAAGATATATAACTAAAAGACCAAGACTACAAGCTGGAAAAGATTTGAAGAAAATCATGTATCGACTCACTCAAACTAATGAAAAAAAATTTACTAAAAAGCTTGATGAATGGTATGAAACATATAAAAATTTTATAGAAGAAAAAAGTATCAATAATGATACTGGTAAATCATATTACACTCATCAAAAAGTTAGAGCTGCATATAGAAGTTTAAGAGCTAATCTTTCATATCTTTTTACAAGAAATAAATATAAAAATTTCAAGATTCCAAACACAACAAATACTCTCGATGGTGGAACTTTTTCTCCATTGAAAATACTCATTAAAATCCACAGAGGATTAAGCAAAAGCTTGAAGTTAAAAATGGTTGATGATTATTTATTAAACTATAAGAAAAAATAA
- a CDS encoding phospholipase D family protein, with amino-acid sequence MEKSVKCHKVLIQSFILATILFVSQLLAQESATIENIVVPLVEKHPDKTGLYVLEKGGEALLTRGWLADRAIKNIDVQYFIWGNDNIGKLAAETLLRAAERGVHVRVLVDDFLMDAETDEIFAMAYHPNVEIRLYNPVHSIGVNFFERLTEMVIDFRGSNQRMHNKMFVVDNMIAITGGRNMEDQYFDFGHAYNYRDRDVLLVGDVISQLSDTFEEFWNSDLAKPVEQLVSNPFKSDIDWSPEDEWGDKLDVNHEEVLNKLDIHTRKQVNSIYKNLHAYAQDKSNYLPEVRQSMIGITSEVVAITESAYWLDASFISDRPGKNNTWFNFNLGGGGDSTTALAQLLNSAKDNVVIQSPYLILSSDAWDLFEAALARGVSIKICTNSLAASDNLAAFSGYSSQINKLLDAGIEVYEYRHDAKRRYDLVKQYSQYKEGKLPIFSLHAKTMVVDDSIVFIGTFNLDPRSENLNTEVGIIAKHDELARAVKREIEIDMSEGNSWNVRKDGRNNDTSIMKRGKLFFMKLLPLEPIL; translated from the coding sequence ATGGAAAAATCTGTTAAATGCCATAAAGTGCTAATACAATCCTTTATTCTTGCGACAATTCTGTTTGTCTCACAATTGCTTGCTCAAGAAAGCGCAACTATTGAAAATATTGTTGTTCCTTTAGTTGAGAAACATCCAGATAAAACTGGATTGTATGTGCTCGAGAAAGGTGGCGAAGCTTTGCTTACACGAGGATGGTTGGCAGATAGAGCAATAAAAAACATCGATGTGCAGTATTTTATCTGGGGTAATGACAATATCGGCAAGCTTGCGGCTGAGACCTTGCTTAGAGCTGCAGAGCGTGGTGTACACGTACGTGTGCTAGTTGATGATTTTTTAATGGATGCAGAAACGGATGAAATTTTTGCCATGGCCTATCACCCAAATGTCGAAATTCGATTATATAATCCAGTACATTCTATAGGCGTTAATTTTTTTGAAAGATTGACTGAAATGGTAATAGATTTTCGTGGTAGTAATCAGCGCATGCACAACAAGATGTTTGTAGTGGATAACATGATAGCTATTACCGGTGGGCGAAATATGGAAGATCAATATTTTGATTTTGGTCATGCCTATAATTATCGGGATAGAGATGTGTTACTGGTAGGTGATGTAATCAGTCAACTGTCAGATACATTTGAAGAGTTCTGGAATAGCGATCTGGCAAAGCCTGTTGAACAATTAGTTAGCAACCCCTTTAAGTCTGATATTGACTGGTCACCAGAAGATGAATGGGGAGATAAGCTGGATGTTAATCATGAAGAAGTTCTAAATAAGCTAGATATCCACACTCGCAAACAAGTTAATTCTATATATAAAAATTTACATGCTTATGCGCAAGATAAATCTAATTATTTGCCGGAAGTTCGGCAGTCTATGATTGGCATTACCAGTGAAGTGGTGGCCATTACAGAGTCAGCGTATTGGTTAGACGCATCTTTTATTAGTGACAGGCCTGGGAAAAATAATACCTGGTTTAATTTTAATTTGGGTGGTGGTGGTGATTCCACAACAGCACTGGCTCAGCTGTTAAACTCTGCAAAAGATAATGTGGTTATTCAATCACCATATCTAATTTTAAGTTCAGATGCATGGGATTTATTTGAAGCGGCACTAGCTAGAGGTGTGTCGATTAAAATTTGTACCAACTCATTAGCCGCAAGTGACAATTTAGCCGCGTTTAGTGGTTACAGCTCTCAAATTAATAAATTACTAGACGCAGGTATTGAAGTGTATGAATATCGTCATGACGCTAAACGAAGATATGATTTAGTTAAACAATATTCTCAATACAAAGAAGGTAAGCTACCTATATTTTCGTTGCATGCAAAAACCATGGTTGTTGATGACAGTATTGTCTTCATTGGAACATTTAATCTTGATCCACGCTCTGAAAACTTGAATACGGAAGTGGGCATTATAGCAAAACATGATGAGCTTGCCCGTGCAGTAAAACGTGAAATTGAAATTGATATGTCAGAAGGTAATAGTTGGAATGTGAGAAAGGATGGACGTAATAATGATACATCTATAATGAAGCGTGGAAAGTTATTTTTTATGAAGTTGCTACCACTAGAACCAATATTGTAG
- a CDS encoding MFS transporter, with translation MDKFSNHIRNILHGFFLTIGTTIAEPSTILPLIVNYFGGSSILVGFFAALLRGGAIVVQLFAAFQAQSYSLMLPYLRRVFIVRFFAWFFIGVAIILFGENSPNLTLFSIGIGLFIFSFSAGFGAIYFKDIIGKIFSHKFRGKTMAYRQFFSGAGGLLSGALAGWIIHAFEAPYSYGYLFIISSFIMGFGYLSFGTVDEPVKEKVSQREDTFKKFLHNSWMTLKGDKDLQIQLKTFLLAYGYLLALPFIILDAQTKISLDGVAIGSLITTQMVGAMLSNFLWGRLSGKGLNKLTANISISLQIIAIFITFNASTLYEYMLIFFLVGAALDGNRIASGNLILALAPADKRPVYVALQINIISFGLFFSLIGGVILHFFSYTVLYSTASAMLFLSLYFSFKLKD, from the coding sequence ATGGATAAATTTTCCAACCATATTAGAAACATACTTCATGGATTTTTTCTTACTATTGGTACTACGATAGCTGAGCCTTCTACTATCTTACCTCTTATAGTTAACTACTTTGGTGGTAGTTCTATTTTGGTTGGTTTTTTTGCGGCTTTACTTCGTGGTGGGGCTATTGTTGTTCAGCTTTTTGCAGCATTTCAGGCACAGAGTTACTCTCTTATGTTGCCTTATCTTAGACGGGTTTTTATAGTTAGGTTTTTTGCATGGTTTTTTATCGGTGTGGCAATCATCCTTTTTGGAGAAAATTCTCCGAATTTGACGCTTTTTTCCATTGGTATTGGTCTTTTTATATTCTCATTTAGTGCTGGTTTTGGGGCGATTTATTTTAAAGATATCATAGGCAAGATATTTTCTCATAAGTTTCGTGGAAAGACTATGGCTTATAGACAGTTTTTCAGTGGGGCAGGTGGACTTCTTAGTGGAGCACTAGCTGGTTGGATTATTCATGCTTTTGAAGCACCATATAGTTATGGATATCTCTTTATTATTAGCTCATTTATCATGGGTTTTGGCTACCTTTCTTTTGGTACCGTTGATGAACCTGTAAAAGAAAAAGTAAGCCAACGGGAAGACACTTTTAAAAAGTTTCTACACAACTCTTGGATGACTTTAAAAGGAGACAAAGACTTACAGATACAACTAAAGACTTTTCTTTTGGCCTATGGCTATCTTTTAGCTCTGCCGTTTATTATCCTAGATGCACAGACAAAAATCTCTCTTGATGGTGTAGCTATCGGTAGTCTTATTACCACTCAAATGGTAGGGGCTATGCTTAGTAATTTTTTGTGGGGAAGACTTAGTGGCAAAGGTTTAAATAAACTTACAGCAAATATATCTATATCTTTACAAATTATCGCAATCTTTATAACATTTAACGCATCTACGCTTTATGAATACATGTTAATCTTTTTTCTTGTTGGAGCAGCATTAGATGGAAATCGCATAGCATCTGGAAACCTTATCTTAGCTCTTGCTCCTGCAGATAAAAGACCAGTTTATGTTGCTTTACAGATAAATATTATCTCTTTTGGATTGTTTTTTTCACTTATAGGGGGAGTTATTCTACACTTCTTTAGTTATACAGTGCTTTATAGCACAGCAAGTGCCATGCTATTTTTGTCTTTATACTTTTCTTTTAAGCTTAAGGATTAA
- a CDS encoding patatin-like phospholipase family protein, whose translation MIQKEIKNKEFCLVLSGGGALGIAQIGVLHDLEKMNLSPSEIVGTSMGAIIGACLSIGMKERKIFYLFKDFANIFNWVKLSFTGNSIISSKKIEKILDNIFFDIKMKDTKIPLKVIATNTLNGNIKVFNSTDDVKIKDALLASMAIPGIFEEKKIDNIIYSDGFLCENLGINQSSYDDILAIDVLGKNSFNKNMPNHFFKTNNVLDMFEKSMRILIYNQTKTSLSISKKNIHILEPTTKDYKTFHFHKYKEIRELGLGLL comes from the coding sequence ATGATTCAAAAAGAGATTAAAAATAAAGAATTTTGCTTGGTTCTCTCTGGTGGCGGTGCATTAGGTATAGCACAGATAGGTGTTCTCCATGATTTAGAAAAAATGAATTTATCTCCATCTGAAATCGTAGGTACTAGTATGGGTGCTATAATTGGTGCATGTCTTAGTATAGGGATGAAAGAGAGAAAAATATTTTATCTTTTTAAAGACTTTGCAAATATTTTCAATTGGGTTAAACTGTCTTTTACTGGTAATTCTATAATTAGCAGTAAAAAAATAGAGAAAATTTTAGATAATATTTTCTTTGATATAAAAATGAAAGATACAAAAATCCCACTTAAAGTAATTGCTACAAATACACTAAATGGAAATATAAAAGTTTTTAACTCAACTGATGATGTCAAGATAAAAGATGCTCTCTTAGCTAGTATGGCTATTCCTGGTATATTTGAAGAAAAAAAAATAGACAATATAATATATAGTGATGGATTTTTATGTGAAAATCTAGGTATAAATCAATCAAGTTATGACGATATTTTAGCAATAGATGTACTTGGTAAAAATTCTTTTAATAAGAATATGCCAAATCATTTTTTTAAGACCAATAATGTTTTAGATATGTTTGAAAAATCCATGCGAATACTCATATACAATCAAACAAAAACTTCTTTATCAATATCTAAGAAAAACATACATATCCTAGAGCCAACAACAAAAGATTACAAAACATTTCATTTTCATAAATATAAAGAAATTAGAGAACTTGGTTTAGGTTTACTATAG
- a CDS encoding type II toxin-antitoxin system RelE family toxin, translated as MFKYQIAETKTFEKVKKKIDKKLYSKIVNFVYPQLRENPFYGSNIKKYKDNLEGYYRYRVGNYRFFYLIEDYKLIIAVVDFKHR; from the coding sequence TTGTTTAAGTATCAAATTGCGGAAACTAAAACTTTTGAAAAAGTTAAAAAAAAGATAGACAAAAAACTGTATTCAAAGATTGTAAATTTTGTTTATCCCCAACTTAGAGAAAATCCATTTTATGGTTCTAATATAAAAAAATATAAAGACAATTTAGAAGGTTATTATAGATATAGAGTTGGGAATTATAGATTTTTTTATCTTATTGAAGATTATAAGCTTATTATAGCCGTTGTTGATTTTAAACATAGATAA
- a CDS encoding Lrp/AsnC family transcriptional regulator gives MKDEILSRIQKKFPLVAKPFEVIANELGMSEDEVLSILQEEKHNGIIRQTSAIFDTKRLGYKSSLVAFKVAQDKIDDAVKIINSHPGISHNYERNHDFNIWFTLGVAPDSTLGLDKTVEILAKLTQADDFIMLPTLKLFKINVKLNTTGKDEKKEKVKKVVHTEIEMTPLHNAIVRTAQYDIEMISEPFKKIIDDLNIDYDKFFSILKELQAAGIMRRFASILNHRKAGFNANAMVVWDVDEGEKGEAIGEIAAAFSAVSHCYLRPKYPNWQFNLFTMVHGKTKEETNGIIAEMAQEIDSKTHMPLYSSREFKKIRIEYFTPAIKAWEEQYSKQGK, from the coding sequence ATGAAAGATGAAATACTATCAAGAATACAAAAAAAGTTTCCACTTGTTGCAAAACCTTTTGAGGTAATTGCAAATGAACTAGGAATGAGTGAAGATGAAGTTTTATCTATCTTGCAAGAAGAGAAGCACAATGGAATCATACGCCAAACATCAGCTATCTTTGATACTAAAAGATTAGGTTACAAATCGTCTCTTGTCGCATTTAAAGTTGCCCAAGATAAAATAGATGATGCAGTAAAAATTATAAATTCTCATCCAGGAATTTCTCACAACTATGAGAGAAACCATGATTTTAACATATGGTTTACACTTGGTGTTGCTCCTGATTCTACACTAGGACTTGATAAAACTGTTGAGATACTTGCAAAACTAACCCAAGCAGATGATTTCATTATGCTTCCAACTCTAAAACTTTTTAAAATTAATGTTAAATTAAACACAACTGGCAAAGATGAGAAAAAGGAAAAAGTTAAAAAAGTTGTTCATACTGAGATAGAGATGACACCCCTTCATAACGCAATAGTAAGAACGGCACAATATGATATAGAAATGATAAGTGAGCCATTTAAAAAGATTATTGATGATTTGAATATTGATTATGATAAATTTTTCTCTATTTTAAAAGAACTTCAAGCTGCTGGGATAATGAGAAGATTTGCGTCTATACTTAATCATAGAAAAGCTGGTTTTAATGCAAATGCAATGGTTGTTTGGGATGTTGATGAAGGAGAGAAAGGCGAAGCTATTGGAGAAATAGCGGCAGCCTTTAGTGCTGTTAGTCACTGCTACCTTCGACCAAAGTATCCAAACTGGCAATTTAATCTTTTTACTATGGTTCATGGAAAAACAAAAGAAGAAACTAATGGTATAATTGCTGAAATGGCACAAGAAATAGACTCAAAAACTCATATGCCACTTTATAGCTCAAGAGAGTTTAAAAAGATACGCATAGAATACTTCACCCCAGCAATTAAAGCTTGGGAAGAACAATATAGCAAACAGGGGAAATAA